The DNA region CGGCGCAGGCGCGGGTCGTAGGCGTCGCGGACGCCGTCGCCGAGGAGGTTCACTCCCAGCACGGTCAGGAAGATGGCGAGCCCGGGGAAGATCGACGTCCACCACGCGGGGTTCATGTAGGGGCGTGACTCGTTCAGCATCGAGCCCCAGGTGGGGATGGTGGGCGGCACGCCGAGCCCGAGGAACGACAGCGACGCCTCGATCAGGATGATGGTCGCCAGCGAGAAGGTGCTGATCACGCTGAGGGACGCGACGGTGTTGGGCAGGATATGGCGCGTGAGGATGCGCGCGGTGGACACGCCGAGGGCCCGGGCCCCGGCCACGAAGTCCCGCTCGCGCAGGGACAGCACCTCGCTGCGGATCACCCGGCAGTAGTGGATCCACCGGTTCAGGCAGATCACGACGATCAGGATCGCCAGGCTCTGGCCGAACAGGGCCATGACGACGAGAGCCAGCAGCACGAACGGGATGGTCAGGAAGATCTCGACCAGCTTCATGATCACCAGATCGACTTTGGCCCCGTAGAAGCCGGCCAGGAGCCCGAGGGCCGTGCCGATCAGCCCGGAGACCAGGAGC from Candidatus Methylomirabilota bacterium includes:
- a CDS encoding ABC transporter permease, translated to MSALTDADAVATAPWPAVVPDRRPAWYLRPGRLRCAVGGTLVVVVLLAAALAPLLAPAPPQAQDLLRRLTPPAWLAGGSAANLLGTDHLGRDILSRVLHGARVSVLVGLTALLVSGLIGTALGLLAGFYGAKVDLVIMKLVEIFLTIPFVLLALVVMALFGQSLAILIVVICLNRWIHYCRVIRSEVLSLRERDFVAGARALGVSTARILTRHILPNTVASLSVISTFSLATIILIEASLSFLGLGVPPTIPTWGSMLNESRPYMNPAWWTSIFPGLAIFLTVLGVNLLGDGVRDAYDPRLRRGA